The Bordetella sp. FB-8 genome includes a window with the following:
- a CDS encoding peptidoglycan DD-metalloendopeptidase family protein, producing MSGSSNSPAASAAYYRVKEGDTLTQVSRRYGQSVHDLMRWNKLSDANEISTGMLLRIQPPFHDASTKGHEPPRGDNRSVAKPAPYIGSAAAASAPVRGISLVWPARGKLLASYNGSTSRGLVITGQSGSPVVAAAGGTVAYANAGLRGYGKMVIIRHAHDFLTIYAHNSKLLVRQGDHVKQGQRIAEMGSTDSRRVELYFELRHGGQPVNPMGVLPRR from the coding sequence ATGTCCGGCAGTTCGAATTCCCCGGCCGCTTCCGCGGCCTATTACCGGGTGAAGGAGGGCGATACGCTGACGCAGGTCTCCCGCCGATACGGCCAGAGCGTGCATGACCTGATGCGCTGGAACAAATTGTCCGACGCCAACGAGATATCGACTGGCATGCTCCTGCGGATTCAGCCGCCTTTCCACGACGCCAGCACGAAAGGGCACGAACCGCCGCGCGGCGATAACCGCAGTGTCGCCAAGCCCGCGCCGTACATCGGTTCGGCGGCGGCGGCCTCGGCGCCGGTTCGCGGCATTTCGCTGGTCTGGCCGGCCCGGGGTAAATTGTTGGCGTCCTACAACGGTTCCACTTCGCGCGGGCTGGTCATCACGGGCCAGTCCGGTTCGCCGGTGGTGGCGGCGGCCGGTGGCACGGTGGCCTACGCCAATGCCGGGCTGCGGGGCTACGGCAAGATGGTCATCATCCGCCACGCCCATGATTTCCTGACCATCTATGCCCACAACAGTAAGCTTTTGGTCAGGCAGGGCGATCACGTCAAGCAGGGGCAACGCATCGCCGAAATGGGCAGTACCGATTCGCGCAGAGTGGAACTGTATTTCGAATTGCGCCATGGCGGACAGCCGGTCAACCCGATGGGCGTGCTGCCCCGGCGGTGA